One Acidaminococcales bacterium genomic region harbors:
- a CDS encoding class II SORL domain-containing protein, with amino-acid sequence MKIGEIIKSADWKTEKHVPAIGAPEKVKAGEKFEVKVCVGKEIGHPNTTEHHISWIQLYFKPAEGAAYEIGKISFNAHGESAKGANQGSAYTEPFGAFTLKIAESGELLAAAYCNIHGLWESSAAITVG; translated from the coding sequence ATGAAAATCGGCGAAATAATCAAAAGCGCGGATTGGAAAACCGAAAAGCATGTACCGGCGATAGGCGCGCCGGAAAAAGTGAAAGCAGGCGAAAAATTTGAGGTTAAAGTCTGCGTTGGCAAGGAAATAGGCCATCCCAACACGACCGAGCACCATATAAGCTGGATACAGCTTTACTTTAAACCGGCGGAAGGGGCGGCCTATGAAATCGGCAAAATCAGTTTCAACGCGCACGGGGAATCCGCCAAGGGCGCCAATCAAGGCTCTGCCTATACCGAGCCTTTCGGCGCCTTTACGCTTAAAATAGCCGAAAGCGGCGAACTTCTCGCCGCCGCCTACTGCAACATACACGGGCTTTGGGAAAGCAGCGCGGCAATAACCGTTGGCTGA
- a CDS encoding aminotransferase class I/II-fold pyridoxal phosphate-dependent enzyme — MGFGIAAKHARGKAAKDKIFAASDAANKAAAKYGREHVVNATLGSILDENGQFCFLPTVERAYRSLPAPELAQYAGIDGLPEFLDAVVKETCGQSLPDAEIGAIATAGATGALHHAVWNYTNEGDKVLTSDWYWGAYSSLCRDMLRGLDTYKMFDEKNKYNVGGLLAKTRELAATQENVAIIVNTPAHNPVGYTVTNPEWDGILAGLQTISKETGKNIAIIVDLAYLDYAGEREETRSFLKKFEKLPKELLVILAYSMSKGFTLYGQRTGAMIGISSDAGVIEEFTGINSLSSRATWSNVNRPCMRVLANICKDPELLAAVRRERDDLYRMIKARGDIFTREAEQAGLAILPYAAGFFLSIESKRPEELCAKLSEDNIYAVPLSKGIRLAVCAVSQAQMRGLAAKVKKAFDAVEN; from the coding sequence ATGGGATTTGGCATAGCGGCAAAACACGCCCGCGGCAAGGCTGCCAAGGACAAGATATTTGCCGCCAGCGACGCGGCCAACAAAGCCGCGGCAAAATATGGACGGGAACACGTGGTGAACGCCACGCTCGGAAGCATACTTGACGAAAACGGGCAGTTTTGCTTTCTGCCAACGGTGGAGCGAGCCTATCGGTCGCTGCCGGCCCCGGAACTGGCGCAATATGCCGGGATTGACGGCCTGCCGGAATTTCTTGACGCGGTCGTGAAAGAAACCTGCGGGCAGTCGCTGCCTGACGCCGAAATTGGCGCCATAGCCACCGCCGGGGCGACCGGGGCGCTGCACCACGCCGTGTGGAATTACACAAACGAAGGCGACAAAGTCCTTACATCCGACTGGTACTGGGGCGCGTATTCCTCGCTTTGCCGGGATATGCTGCGCGGGCTTGACACCTACAAAATGTTCGACGAAAAGAACAAATACAATGTTGGCGGCCTGCTCGCCAAAACGCGCGAATTGGCGGCAACGCAGGAGAACGTGGCGATCATTGTCAACACGCCCGCGCACAACCCGGTCGGCTACACCGTAACCAACCCGGAATGGGACGGCATATTGGCCGGCCTGCAAACAATCAGCAAAGAAACGGGGAAAAATATCGCCATTATCGTTGACCTGGCCTATCTTGATTACGCCGGCGAGCGCGAAGAGACCAGAAGCTTCCTCAAAAAGTTTGAAAAACTGCCGAAAGAGCTCCTGGTCATACTCGCCTACAGCATGTCCAAAGGCTTTACCCTTTACGGGCAGCGCACCGGCGCCATGATCGGCATATCTTCCGACGCCGGCGTCATAGAAGAATTTACCGGCATCAATTCCTTGTCCTCGCGCGCTACTTGGTCGAACGTCAACAGGCCCTGCATGCGCGTTTTGGCGAACATCTGCAAAGACCCGGAGCTTCTGGCCGCCGTGCGCAGGGAAAGGGACGACCTTTACCGCATGATCAAGGCCAGGGGCGACATTTTCACCCGGGAAGCCGAGCAGGCCGGGCTTGCCATACTGCCGTACGCGGCCGGCTTTTTCCTTTCCATCGAAAGCAAGCGCCCAGAGGAGCTTTGCGCGAAACTGAGCGAG